One genomic window of Polyangiaceae bacterium includes the following:
- the hisH gene encoding imidazole glycerol phosphate synthase subunit HisH, whose amino-acid sequence MTDVVIVDAGLGNLRSVEKSVVRAAAECGKPDLHVQHSADPELIRKAARIVVPGQGGFRDCATVFAGEIGEAVREQLKRGTPYFGICLGLQVLFESSEEAPGAGLGWFEGHVARLQGAPATDDSAAIKVPHMGWNQLQIPGEVHPYLAKAGGAGSWFYFVHSFHAVPKDSGLVAAQVDYGPNHVTAAVAKDHVFATQFHPEKSQAAGLQLLEAFLAA is encoded by the coding sequence ATGACTGACGTGGTGATCGTAGACGCTGGGCTCGGCAATTTGCGCTCGGTGGAGAAGTCGGTGGTGCGCGCGGCCGCGGAGTGCGGCAAGCCGGATCTCCACGTGCAGCACAGCGCCGATCCGGAGCTGATCCGCAAGGCCGCGCGCATCGTCGTGCCGGGGCAAGGTGGCTTTCGGGACTGTGCCACGGTGTTCGCGGGTGAAATCGGCGAGGCGGTGCGCGAACAGCTCAAGCGCGGTACGCCCTACTTCGGCATTTGTCTTGGCTTGCAGGTGCTGTTCGAGAGCAGTGAGGAGGCCCCCGGCGCCGGCCTTGGCTGGTTCGAAGGCCATGTGGCGCGGCTCCAAGGCGCGCCCGCGACTGACGACAGCGCTGCGATCAAGGTGCCGCACATGGGCTGGAACCAGCTGCAGATCCCTGGGGAAGTGCACCCGTATCTCGCCAAGGCTGGCGGCGCCGGGAGTTGGTTCTACTTCGTGCACTCTTTCCACGCGGTACCGAAAGACAGCGGCTTGGTGGCGGCCCAAGTCGACTATGGCCCGAACCACGTGACCGCGGCGGTCGCCAAAGATCACGTGTTTGCGACGCAGTTTCACCCTGAAAAGAGCCAAGCCGCGGGCCTGCAGCTGCTAGAAGCCTTCCTGGCTGCTTGA